In the Ornithinimicrobium pratense genome, GCCAGCGTGGCGGGGAGATCCGGCGGTATGCAGTGCTCCTGACCCTGCGACGGGGTTCAGCCGTCGGCGAGAGAGTCGGCGACCACCGTGGCCGCGGCCAGAGCGCCGGTGGCGACCGCCTGCGCGACCGAGGCCATCGGCATCGGCAGGGCAGGCACGTGGGCCATGTCCCCCGCCGCGTACACGCCGGCCCGGCTGGCGCGCCCGCGCTCATCTACCCGCACGCAGCCAGAGGGGTTGAGCTCTAGCCCCAACTGCTCCGCAAACGGTGACGACTGGCGCAGCCCGGTCCCGACGAAGATGCCCGCGGCCTCGATCACCTGCCCCGAGCCCAGCGCGATCCGCACGCCCTCGCCATGCCGCCGCACCTGCGCCACCGGGTCCGTCAGCACGGGGACCGCGACGGGGACGGACAGATCCTCGCCGTTCGTCAGGACGACGACCTCGCTGGCGACGGGGGCGAGGAGACCGGGCAGGTGGCCCGCCGGGCCGGCCCCGAGGACCACCACCCGCCGGCCGGCGAACTCGTGCCCGTGGCAGAAGGGACAGTGCGCGACGAGGTCGCCCCACAGCTCGGCCACGCCGGGGATGTCGGGCAGCTGGTCGCGCACGCCGGTCGCGAGCACCAGCCGCCGCGCGGTGAGGCCCGACCCGCCCTCCAGGTCGATCCGGAAGCGGGTCGACTCCGGCTGCTGCGGGTCGCTGACGTCCTCAATCCCGCGCACCCGCGCGGCTCGCACCTCGACGGTCGGGTAGGCCGTGAGCTCGGCGTGGGCCAGGCGTCGGAACTCCGCTGGAGGCGTCCCGTCGCGGGTGATGAGGTTGTGCATCGCGCTCGCCGGGGCGTTGCGGCCGTCGCCGGCGTCGAGCAGGACGACGTCGCGGTGAACGCGGCCGAGGGTGAGGGTCGCCTGGAGACCGGCCGGTCCGCCCCCGACCACGACGACGGACCGGACCGGGCGGTCCAGGGAGCTTCCGGGGCGGTCTGCAGAGTGCTGAGTCTGGTTCATGCAGCCGATGCTGTACCTTCAGGTTGACATGAAGGCAAGCCCAACGTCAGATACTTCGGCCCCAGGCGGCGCGACCTGGAGCATCGGTGAGCTGGCCGGCAGGCTCGGGCTGGCCACCCACGTGCTGCGCCACTGGGAGGACGTCGGCCTGCTCTCACCGCGGCGCGACGGCTCCGGCTATCGGCGCTACAGCCGGGAGGACCTGGTGCGAGTGCTCACCATCCGCAGCAGCCAGGCCGCTGGGATGAGCCTGGACCAGGTCCGTGCCCTGCTCGACGTCGACTCCGCCGCCCGCCACGAGGTGCTCCAGGCGCATCTCGCCACGCTGGAGGAGCAGCGCCGGGAGCTGGAGCGCTCCCGGCTGATGACCGAGCACGCGCTGCGCTGCCAGGCCCATGACATCGCCCAGTGCCCACGCTTCGCGTCCTATGTGCAGGACCTGGTCGACGGGGTGGTGAGCCCGGACGCCGCGGTGCCCGTGGTGCCCGTGGTGCCGCCACGGCGCCCGTAGCCAGCCGCTAGGGTCGGGCGTGACCAGGCTGCATACCGTCCGGGGCACAGAGAGAACGGCATGACCGACTACGACGACTTCGCCCGGGCCTACTCCAACGCGAACGAGACCAACCTGCTCAACGCCTGGTACGAGCGACCGGCAATGCTCGAGCTGGGGGGGACGTGGACGGCCGCCGCGTCCTCGACGCCGGCTGCGGGTCTGGTCCCCTCGCCGCCGCCCTGCGCGAGCGGGGTGCCCTCGTGAGCGCCTTCGACCTGAGTCCCGGCATGGTCACCCTGGCCCGTGAACGCCTCGGGGACGACGTGGACGTCCAGGTCGCCGACCTCGGTGAGCGCCTCCCCTACGACGATGACTCCTTCGACGTCATCGTCTGCTCCCTGGCGCTGCACTACCTGGAGGACTGGGCTGCACCGCTGGCCGAGCTGCGGCGCGTCCTGCGGCCGGGCGGGCGGCTCATCATCTCGGTGCCGCACCCGTTCGTGTACCTGTTCAACTACCAGGACCGTGACTACTTCGCGCTGACGCAATACTCCGAGGAGTTCGAGTTCGGGGAGCAGAGCGCCGTGCTGACCTACTGGCACCGTCCGCTGCACGCGATGACCGACGCTTTCACCCAGGCGGGCTTGCACATCCTGACGGTGAGCGAGCCACCGTGGTCGCCCGATACGCCAGCGGAGTTGCTGCCGCCCAAGGCCAGCGAGCGGTCCGCCTTCGTCTGCTTCCTCTTCTTCGCCCTGCAGGCGCCCCTGAGCCCAGGACGGGCGCGACCGGCTCTCAGCCCGACGTCGAGATAGCCCTGCAGGCTGGTCGGCGCCGGCGCCGGATCTGCGGTCCGCGTTTCTGGAGCCCCTGCCGTCAGAAGTCGGGGCCGGAGACGCAGAACTCGTTGCCCTGCGGGTCGGCCAGGGTCACCCAGCGGAAGCTCTCGCCCCCGCGACGGGCCACCAGGCTGGCGCCGGCGGCCAGCAGTCGCTCGACCTCGGCATCGAGGTCTGGCGCGGTCAGGTCCAGATGTAGGCGGTTCTTGCCCGGCGTCACCTCATCCACCTTCTGGAAGGCCAGCCGCACCGGCAGCGTGCCCCCGATGAGCATCACGAACCCTCCGTCGTAGCTGTCGTGCACCTCCGCCCCCGTCTGCTCTGCCCACCAGCTCGCCAGGGCGCGCGCGTCGGTCGTGTCGGTCGTCACCATGCCCAATGTCAGTGCCATGGGGTCAACCTAGACCCGGTTGCGACCGGGCTGCAGCCGCTCTCCGGAAGCGGCGGTCGTGGGGTCAGGGGGACAACCACGAGGGGTCACCCGTCTGGACCTGGAGGGAGAAATCCTCGTAGTCCTCCACGACCACGGTGAGCTCGATCGTGGATCGCGGGGTTAAGAAGTGGGCGACCGAGACCACTGAGGTGACCGGTTGCACCGTCCAGCTGGACCACCAGCCATCGGAGGCCCAGAGACCGTCGGCGGGTTGGCCGTCGACCAGGAACCGGATCCGTCCCTTGCCCTCCGTCGTGGCCTGCACCGCAACCTCGCCACCTGGCTCGACACTCACCGTCACCTGGCCGTCCTGGAGGTCCTGGGGCCCGATGGTCGTCACCGTCTCGTACCCCACCATGTGTGATTGGGAGTGCGGATCGGTGGGGGGTGAGCCCGCTGGCCAGATGTCCGCCGGGACGACGGCGGCGGAGAAGTCGAACTCCTCGTAGGGGACCGGGGTGTAGGCGAGGATGCTGGTGGCGGGGTGGCCGACGGCAGCAGGAACAGCCACCGTCAGCGGCCCGGGACCGGGCGGCAACTGCGCGAACTCCGGCCGCCGCAATTCCAGCAGCGCGCCGGCCAGGGCACGCTGCGGCCAGAAGGGCACTGCCTCGCCGCCCCGGCTGAGCCTGCCCTCGCCCCAGGAGGACCAGCCGGTCGGATCCGGCTCACGCACGGCCAGGATCACCGTCTCCTCGGGCAACGGGCCGGAGTCATCCAGCGTCAGCTCCCGCACGTGCCCATCCGCGGGCACCTCCCACTGACCGACCATGCGGTGGCCGGTGACGAACAATGGTGCGTCCGGCGTCGCCAGCGCAACCACCGGTGCGGTGTCGACCGCGGCAGGCAGGGCGTCGGTGACCACGACCTGCAGGTGGTCATCGACGTTCTCGGTCACGACTTCGACCGTGACCGTGCGGCGCTCGCCTGCTCCTGGGGTGAGCTGGCTCGGGAGAGTGAAGGTCCGCACCGCATCCGGGGCGGGGACGAGCCACCGACCGTCCCGGACGTCGGCCTGCTGGGTGGACCAGTCGGCGTAGTCCCGCGGCTCGGGCATCATGACCTGGGCGGCGTCCGAGGGCTCCTCCAGCTGGGCCTCCAGGAGCGCCATCACCGCCGCCACGTCGCCGTCATCCGTCGCCGGCACCCCGTCGACGTTCACCGCGATGCCGCCGGTCCGTCCGGCCCAGACCCGAATCGTGCTCCCGTGCCCGACGGAGAACGACTGCACCGCGCGCCAATTGTGGTGCATGCCCGGCCCGCCCTCCGACAGGTCGAGCTCGACCGCGCCGTCGTCGACGGGTGGTCCCTCGGTCAGGTCACCCCGCGGCATCGGGATGAGATGGCTTTCCGTCTCCTGGTAGACGCCCAGGGTCGCGACCCCGTCCCCGGGCATGTCACCGCTGAGCTCCAGCATTCCCTGCCCGCTGGGCGGGAGCGCAACCACCTGGGTGACGGGCGGTGAACCCTCCCTGCCCGCGCACGGCAGCGTGATCTCGACACCGTCAACCCTCAGGGTCCCGGCGGGGACCTTGAGGTGGTCGTCCTCGGTGGGCGGCATGTCGCACCAGAGGACGCCGAAGGCCGCGAAGGCGAACTCGGGCGCGGTCGGCAGGCTGACCAAGGTGTCGCGTCGGCCCTTGTCCAGGGTGACCGTCTCCCGCAGGTGCACACCGTTCACCGACCGCGGCGGGTCACCATCCTCGTCCAGCAGCCAGCCGGCCTCGGTGAGGTCCGTGTGGCCGGTCGTCGTCAGCGTCTCGGGGTGCTCCGCCCCGGCGCCCTGCCCGCCTTCGTCGCCCCGGTCTTCGGCCTGCA is a window encoding:
- a CDS encoding class I SAM-dependent methyltransferase — protein: MDGRRVLDAGCGSGPLAAALRERGALVSAFDLSPGMVTLARERLGDDVDVQVADLGERLPYDDDSFDVIVCSLALHYLEDWAAPLAELRRVLRPGGRLIISVPHPFVYLFNYQDRDYFALTQYSEEFEFGEQSAVLTYWHRPLHAMTDAFTQAGLHILTVSEPPWSPDTPAELLPPKASERSAFVCFLFFALQAPLSPGRARPALSPTSR
- a CDS encoding MerR family transcriptional regulator, with product MKASPTSDTSAPGGATWSIGELAGRLGLATHVLRHWEDVGLLSPRRDGSGYRRYSREDLVRVLTIRSSQAAGMSLDQVRALLDVDSAARHEVLQAHLATLEEQRRELERSRLMTEHALRCQAHDIAQCPRFASYVQDLVDGVVSPDAAVPVVPVVPPRRP
- a CDS encoding NAD(P)/FAD-dependent oxidoreductase; the protein is MNQTQHSADRPGSSLDRPVRSVVVVGGGPAGLQATLTLGRVHRDVVLLDAGDGRNAPASAMHNLITRDGTPPAEFRRLAHAELTAYPTVEVRAARVRGIEDVSDPQQPESTRFRIDLEGGSGLTARRLVLATGVRDQLPDIPGVAELWGDLVAHCPFCHGHEFAGRRVVVLGAGPAGHLPGLLAPVASEVVVLTNGEDLSVPVAVPVLTDPVAQVRRHGEGVRIALGSGQVIEAAGIFVGTGLRQSSPFAEQLGLELNPSGCVRVDERGRASRAGVYAAGDMAHVPALPMPMASVAQAVATGALAAATVVADSLADG
- a CDS encoding VOC family protein, whose amino-acid sequence is MALTLGMVTTDTTDARALASWWAEQTGAEVHDSYDGGFVMLIGGTLPVRLAFQKVDEVTPGKNRLHLDLTAPDLDAEVERLLAAGASLVARRGGESFRWVTLADPQGNEFCVSGPDF